Proteins encoded by one window of Conger conger chromosome 1, fConCon1.1, whole genome shotgun sequence:
- the LOC133110340 gene encoding calmin-like gives MAGHEWNDWFEREEFIGQISDIRVQNLQVEREVVQKRTFTRWMNLHLEKCNPPLEVSDLFRDIQDGRILMALLEELSGSKLLHRFKPSSHRIFRLNNIAKVLAFLEERNVKLVSIDAADVADGNSSIILGLIWNIILFFQIKELTGNIRSQFPSTSSLSSLPNSSDSDTSHSSTPSDERPSIAPRDHGRPIKTLLQWVQRRTRKYGVAVQDFGKSWTSGLAFLAVIKSIDTSLVDMRRAILRSSRENLEEAFRTAHYSLGIPRLLEPEDVTINAPDEQSIMTYVSQFLEHFPGFEDDRSKKVNGKTKKPYVVESKWVQPPPKIFISSVSEDKDQPRSPLQTPGSEESSDSVFSPVGEPQRRPQDLGKEVSFTVSSSCSPQPSFVDSVIDSPDSWSDITSEAVPPEKLVESQSDGSLNENELPFDQKDWPPEKPSNGEQKSPAENGKATEDQVFNELFIDEGNFSESSAESSQTKPKIPSEEEDAYQYIMGLNDEETAEPSSPGNYDNPDQMTNRLSSVSEEMEEMPEAQNKEEPEQSDVLHKVEAHTTSSQNNIMEPSPELRGPGLEAALECEDTSTLQNQDDDKPTSPVSPQDNIPTDTFCEEEEDGSEEKTEANINLPPPEICVEQALTSEFEDKDHHDEIPSNSVIQNPTEDKDPSRLETNQTDETDNTHDPVSNVLVTNHGTESDDLCEMTSGNPTEDNSGASDKLDETEDRRNDNTSCAPAEDEHQDKGSRETQDTNETEGVTVVPLEHDIITPEAIGTLTELPPKTPAEEEDPCSPLAPSDPENNPKELEGAMEECTDDHAYLSWTAGPDSGDDINDAVEEGDERSSSTEPESRLEGLRGSDSVFELKPAPGEGRASDSEECLAENGEHSSQEMEEGRQQGLDASSQMPRLNSYQGEDVGDCGGAEPDMPSKLCELIKTDEDPVVASENTETLRGKDENEVSTSDGHFSEDMNSDGLKIKSKKINEIGWNPYISSDLRRECKSPVTCGMTTAELYWLLFLWIALYCFFVLPQIDMKTLPHLLLNLEE, from the exons ATGGCAGGACACGAGTGGAATGATTGGTTTGAACGTGAGGAATTTATCGGACAGATCAGCGACATTCGAGTGCAGAATCTTCAAG TCGAGCGAGAAGTAGTCCAGAAGAGGACTTTCACAAGATGGatgaatttgcatttggagaaG TGCAATCCTCCATTGGAAGTGTCTGACCTCTTCAGAGACATTCAGGATGGTAGGATACTGATGGCTCTGCTAGAAGAACTCTCTGGCTCGAAATTG CTTCATAGATTCAAGCCATCATCGCACCGCATTTTTAGGCTGAACAACATCGCCAAAGTCCTGGCCTTCTTGGAGGAGAGGAAT GTGAAACTGGTCAGCATCGATGCCGCTGATGTCGCTGATGGCAACTCCTCCATCATTCTCGGGCTGATTTGGAACATCATACTCTTTTTCCAG ATTAAAGAGCTGACTGGGAACATCAGGAGCCAGTtcccctccacctccagccTCTCATCCCTTCCCAACAGCAGTGACTCCGACACGTCTCACTCCAGCACGCCCTCCGATGAGCGACCCTCTATTGCCCCAAGGGATCATGGGAGGCCCATCAAGACACTCCTGCAGTGGGTGCAGCGACGCACAAGAAA GTATGGTGTGGCCGTCCAGGACTTTGGGAAGAGCTGGACAAGTGGTCTGGCATTCCTAGCTGTCATAAAATCAATTGACACAAGCCTGGTGGACATGAGGAGGGCAATATTGAGGTCATCCAGGGAGAATCTAGAAGAGGCCTTCAGAACTGCACATTATAGCCTTGGCATCCCTCGACTCCTGGAACCTGAGG ATGTCACAATTAATGCTCCAGATGAGCAGTCCATTATGACCTACGTGTCCCAGTTCCTTGAGCACTTtccaggctttgag GATGATAGGTCGAAGAAGGTCAACGGGAAGACGAAAAAGCCTTATGTGGTGGAGTCAAAATGGGTCCAGCCCCCGCCGAAGATCTTCATCTCCTCTGTGTCTGAGGACAAAGACCAGCCACGCTCCCCCTTGCAGACTCCTGGATCGGAGGAGTCTTCTGACTCTGTCTTCAGCCCAGTTGGTGAGCCCCAGAGGCGGCCCCAGGACCTGGGGAAGGAAGTGTCCTTCACCGTGTCCAGCTCATGTTCCCCGCAGCCCTCTTTTGTGGACTCCGTCATCGACTCGCCGGATTCGTGGAGCGACATTACAAGCGAAGCGGTTCCGCCGGAGAAGCTGGTGGAGAGCCAGAGTGATGGTTCGTTGAATGAGAACGAGCTTCCGTTTGATCAGAAGGACTGGCCACCAGAGAAGCCCTCTAATGGGGAACAGAAGTCACCAGCAGAAAATGGTAAAGCCACGGAGGATCAGGTATTTAATGAACTGTTCATTGATGAGGGAAACTTCTCTGAAAGCTCGGCGGAGAGCTCCCAGACAAAACCCAAGATTCCCTCAGAGGAAGAGGACGCTTACCAATACATCATGGGTCTGAATGATGAAGAAACGGCTGAGCCGTCATCACCTGGTAACTATGACAACCCAGATCAGATGACTAATAGGCTTAGCTCAGTCTCGGAAGAAATGGAAGAAATGCCTGAAGCACAAAACAAAGAGGAACCGGAGCAGAGTGATGTCCTCCACAAGGTAGAAGCACATACTACCTCGTCGCAGAACAATATTATGGAGCCATCTCCAGAGCTCCGTGGACCAGGACTTGAAGCTGCACTAGAATGTGAGGACACATCCACTTTACAAAACCAGGATGACGACAAACCGACATCTCCAGTTTCTCCACAGGACAACATCCCCACAGACACATTTTGTGAGGAGGAAGAAGACGGTTCTGAGGAGAAGACGGAGGCAAACATTAACCTGCCCCCTCCAGAGATCTGTGTAGAACAGGCTTTAACATCTGAGTTTGAGGATAAAGACCACCATGATGAAATTCCCTCAAACTCTGTGATCCAGAACCCAACAGAAGACAAGGATCCTTCCAGACTGGAAACAAACCAGACTGACGAGACTGATAACACACATGACCCAGTCAGTAACGTGCTGGTTACCAATCATGGCACAGAATCTGATGACCTCTGTGAAATGACTAGTGGAAATCCCACAGAAGACAACAGTGGTGCATCAGACAAGCTTGATGAAACAGAAGACAGGAGGAATGATAACACTTCCTGTGCACCAGCTGAGGATGAGCATCAGGACAAGGGCAGCAGGGAAACCCAGGATACAAACGAGACTGAGGGTGTGACCGTCGTTCCACTGGAACACGACATCATCACACCTGAGGCTATTGGAACACTGACCGAACTCCCTCCAAAAACACCGGCTGAGGAAGAGGATCCATGCTCTCCTCTTGCACCCTCAGACCCCGAGAACAATCCCAAAGAGCTGGAGGGGGCCATGGAGGAGTGCACTGATGATCACGCATACTTGTCATGGACGGCAGGGCCTGACAGTGGAGATGACATTAATGATGCTGTTGAAGAAGGTGATGAAAGGAGCAGCTCCACAGAGCCTGAGAGCAGGCTGGAAGGACTACGTGGCTCTGACAGTGTGTTCGAGCTCAAGCCAGCACCAGGTGAAGGAAGAGCATCGGATTCTGAGGAGTGCCTGGCGGAAAACGGTGAACACTCCAGTCAAGAAATG GAGGAGGGCAGGCAGCAGGGGCTTGATGCTAGTTCCCAGATGCCTCGCTTGAATAGCTATCAGGGGGAAGACGTCGGGGACTGTGGTGGCGCAGAGCCGGACATGCCAAGCAAACTCTGTGAGCTCATTAAGACTGATGAAGACCCTGTTGTTGCCAGtgaaaacacagagacactgag AGGGAAGGACGAAAATGAAGTCTCAACAAGTGATGGCCACTTTTCAGAGGATATGAATTCAGATGGATTAAAG ATAAAAAGCAAGAAGATCAATGAAATTGGGTGGAATCCCTACATCAGCTCTGATTTACG GAGAGAGTGCAAGTCCCCAGTGACCTGTGGCATGACGACTGCTGAGCTGTATTGGCTTCTCTTCCTCTGGATTGCCCTCTACTGCTTCTTTGTGCTGCCACAGATCGACATGAAGACACTGCCACATCTTCTCCTCAATCTAGAGGAGTGA